A stretch of DNA from Plantibacter sp. Leaf314:
GCGGCAACGGCGATGGTGCTGCCCCGTTCGGCGAGGCGGCGCTGTAGCTCGTAGGTGAACATCAGGTTCGCCAGCTTGGCCTGACCGTAGGCGGCGACCCGGTCGTAGGTGCGGTCCCACTGCAGGTCGTCGAAGTAGATGTCCGCTCGAATGCGGTGGCCGTAGCTGCTGACCGTCACCACGCGGGAGCCCGGCACGGGCAGGAGGTGGTCGAGCAGTAGACCGGTCAACGCGAAGTGGCCGAGGTGATTGACGCCGAACTGCAGGTCGAATCCGTCGGTCGTCTTCTGCTGCGGTGTGTACATCACGCCAGCGTTGTTGATGAGTAGATCGATCCGCGGGTGTGCAGACCGGAGCTCGGCGGCCGCTGCGTGCACGGATGCCAGGGAGCCCAGATCCAGCTTTTGCACCGTGACGCGGGCGTCGCGCACCTGGTCGGCGATCCTCGCCGCAGCTTCCTGGCCCTTGTTGATGTCGCGGACGGCGAGGACGACGGCCGAGCCGTGGTCGGCGAGGGCACGGGCTGTTTCGAATCCCAGCCCGCTGCTGGCTCCGGTGATGACGGCGACCCGTCCGTCCTGGCGAGGAATGTCGTTCGTGGTCCATGGGGTGGTCACGGGGTAGCTCCGATGTTTCGTAGTCGATGGGTTGTGTTGCCACTATAGGACACAGATGGCACTCAGTGCCACACATGCCGATGTGACGATAGGGTGGTACACATGACCGAGTCCACTCCCATCCCCGTGCGTGAACGAGCGCGACGGGCAATGCGTGCCGAGCTGGCGATGCTGGCCCAGGACCTGTTTGCAGCCAAGGGCTACGAGCAGACGACGATCGACGACCTGGTCGCTGCTGCCGGCATCTCCAGGCGCACGTTCTTTCGCTACTTCACCTCGAAAGAGGACCTCATGCTGGGCAAGTACGACGCCTGGTCGCAGATGCTCGGTGAGGCGCTCGCTGCGCGGCCCGCTGAGGAGCCGATCTGGGAATCGCTGCGGCGGTCGTTCGACGTCGTGGTCGAGCACTTCGAAGACGCGACACTGGCGGAGCGGGCACTCGCGATCGAGTTGATCATCCACGACAACCCCGCCTTGAGCGCGGGGGAACTCGAGAGGATCTCGCGCGTTCAGGGCGATCTTGCCGAGCTGGTGGGGGAGCGCATCGGCCATCGACCGGGCACCGACCCGCGCGCGACGGTCAT
This window harbors:
- a CDS encoding SDR family NAD(P)-dependent oxidoreductase — its product is MTTPWTTNDIPRQDGRVAVITGASSGLGFETARALADHGSAVVLAVRDINKGQEAAARIADQVRDARVTVQKLDLGSLASVHAAAAELRSAHPRIDLLINNAGVMYTPQQKTTDGFDLQFGVNHLGHFALTGLLLDHLLPVPGSRVVTVSSYGHRIRADIYFDDLQWDRTYDRVAAYGQAKLANLMFTYELQRRLAERGSTIAVAAHPGNASTELTQNLPAFARVASAAVKPLLAQSAAGGALPTLRAATDASVLGGQYYGPDRMRETRGHPHLVTSSAASYDLTTQRRLWSVSEELTGVTFPV
- a CDS encoding TetR family transcriptional regulator, whose translation is MTESTPIPVRERARRAMRAELAMLAQDLFAAKGYEQTTIDDLVAAAGISRRTFFRYFTSKEDLMLGKYDAWSQMLGEALAARPAEEPIWESLRRSFDVVVEHFEDATLAERALAIELIIHDNPALSAGELERISRVQGDLAELVGERIGHRPGTDPRATVIAGAALTCVVAAKDLWMTTDRGRPFGVLLDEAMGSLKPI